A DNA window from Luteolibacter luteus contains the following coding sequences:
- a CDS encoding TPR end-of-group domain-containing protein, with protein sequence MDDLRILRSALGWLELGLPEEALSELAGLSARDRMRKHALELRLLAEMESRRWNAAADTGRLLCMKEPKEARFFIHAAYCLHETGDTLAARDWLLKGPATLIEDPLFHYNIACYLAVLGDRKRAESHLERAFEMDSSLRETAQEDTDLASLRREI encoded by the coding sequence ATGGATGACCTCCGGATTTTGAGGTCCGCGCTGGGCTGGCTCGAACTGGGTTTGCCAGAGGAAGCCCTGTCGGAACTCGCGGGGCTTTCCGCCCGCGACCGGATGCGCAAGCACGCGCTGGAGCTCCGCTTGCTGGCCGAGATGGAGTCCCGCCGCTGGAATGCGGCCGCGGACACGGGTCGCCTGCTCTGCATGAAGGAGCCGAAGGAGGCGCGTTTTTTCATCCACGCGGCGTACTGCCTGCATGAAACCGGGGATACTCTCGCGGCCCGGGACTGGCTCCTCAAGGGGCCCGCCACGCTGATCGAGGATCCCTTGTTTCATTACAATATCGCCTGCTACCTCGCCGTTCTCGGCGACAGGAAGCGTGCGGAGTCCCACCTCGAGCGTGCTTTCGAGATGGACTCCTCCCTCCGCGAGACGGCGCAGGAGGATACCGATCTGGCGTCGCTCAGGAGGGAGATTTGA
- a CDS encoding DUF808 domain-containing protein yields MAGGSLLTLLDDIASILDDVSVMTKTAASKTAGVLGDDLALNAQQVSGVVAKRELPVVWSVAKGSFVNKLILVPAALVISAFAPWLVSPLLMVGGLYLCFEGVEKLAHQFLHKHEKTPEEAKQDLTAPKEGELDEKAKIKGAVRTDFVLSAEIIAITLGVVATKPFPTQVMTLSLIAIIMTVGVYGLVAGIVKLDDLGLYLSQRGSAAAQGCGKAILWAAPFLMKLLSVLGTAAMFLVGGGIVTHGIPVVHHWIEHVGHGAGAVGGAIIPALLNGIFGVVAGSLVLLLVSGFKKLRGGKAH; encoded by the coding sequence ATGGCTGGTGGGAGTTTGCTTACCCTGTTGGATGATATCGCGTCGATCCTCGACGACGTGTCGGTGATGACGAAAACCGCCGCGTCGAAGACGGCGGGTGTGCTGGGGGATGACCTTGCCCTGAACGCACAACAGGTCAGCGGGGTGGTGGCGAAGCGGGAGCTTCCCGTGGTCTGGTCCGTGGCGAAGGGATCCTTCGTCAACAAGCTGATCCTTGTTCCGGCAGCGCTGGTGATCAGCGCATTCGCACCGTGGCTCGTTTCGCCCCTGCTGATGGTAGGTGGCCTTTACCTCTGCTTCGAGGGTGTCGAGAAGCTGGCTCATCAATTCCTCCACAAGCACGAGAAGACTCCGGAAGAAGCGAAGCAGGACCTGACCGCTCCAAAGGAAGGCGAACTCGACGAGAAGGCGAAGATCAAGGGCGCCGTCCGCACTGACTTCGTGCTCTCTGCCGAGATCATTGCCATCACGCTCGGTGTGGTGGCGACGAAGCCCTTCCCGACCCAGGTGATGACGCTCTCCCTGATCGCGATCATCATGACCGTGGGTGTCTACGGCCTGGTGGCCGGCATCGTGAAGCTGGATGACCTCGGCCTCTATCTGAGCCAGCGTGGCTCCGCTGCGGCGCAAGGCTGCGGCAAGGCAATCCTGTGGGCGGCGCCTTTCCTGATGAAACTCCTCTCGGTGCTGGGCACTGCCGCGATGTTCCTGGTGGGGGGTGGCATCGTGACACACGGCATCCCGGTGGTTCATCATTGGATCGAGCATGTCGGCCATGGTGCCGGGGCCGTCGGTGGTGCGATCATTCCTGCGCTTCTCAACGGCATCTTTGGCGTGGTGGCCGGTTCCTTGGTTCTGCTGCTGGTCTCGGGCTTTAAGAAGCTCCGCGGCGGAAAAGCCCACTGA
- the dnaG gene encoding DNA primase has protein sequence MPQISRETTEKILAATDIVSVIESYLNLKRAGSVYKALCPFHSEKTPSFQVNPQRQTFKCFGCGKGGDAITFVRDYENLTFLDAVKKLANRAGVTVQEEAYDPKEDRARRQRGRQLDIHREIAAYLHKMLFTKAAQGAREYMKSRGFGKEMAERWMVGWMPDREDIFKDWVRQMKFSGREMVDAGFFVQKERGGIYVRFMDRLMFPIRNDHGDVIGFSGRHIRDDQTGGKYINSPETVVFKKSNVLFALEKARKEIMAQNSVLICEGQLDVICCHEQGISHAVASLGTALTEQHAKLLRRYAKSAVLCYDADKAGMDATEKGFRVLAPEGLPVRVVKMPVGEDPDSYMRKHGPDAFRESLAKAMDFFEFLIDRETGEKGLTDVQSRMACAKKCADLLRLVPDAVMREDMINRVATRLRIGVPELREAVAKEIRFARNKPAARSERVSNAESEPAPFVAEPIALDPVVGYLCSLALHSPAAQERIGEQFEAIHEAADHIEGIPLLEAILSQRPDPGSHVAVNSFISSLPEEQRLALHTDPTFHHDPPENSLGAADEALAHLSAKALYRRDLAIKGQLGRSDLPSDEMFRLLHEAKEVAELLKGLDQRYIYNDRFAPVRKAQKPPFPRGSRSFSKPENNP, from the coding sequence GTGCCCCAGATTTCGCGGGAAACGACCGAGAAAATCCTCGCCGCCACGGACATCGTGTCGGTGATCGAGTCGTACCTGAATCTGAAGCGTGCGGGCTCGGTTTATAAGGCTCTTTGCCCTTTCCACAGCGAGAAAACCCCCTCCTTCCAGGTCAATCCGCAGCGACAGACCTTCAAGTGTTTCGGCTGCGGTAAAGGCGGAGACGCGATCACCTTCGTGCGGGACTACGAAAACCTGACCTTCCTTGACGCTGTCAAGAAACTGGCCAACCGGGCCGGGGTCACGGTGCAGGAGGAGGCCTACGATCCGAAGGAAGATCGGGCAAGACGGCAGCGAGGTCGACAACTCGACATCCACCGGGAAATCGCGGCTTACCTCCACAAGATGCTCTTCACAAAGGCAGCGCAGGGCGCGCGCGAGTATATGAAGTCGCGCGGCTTCGGCAAGGAGATGGCGGAGCGCTGGATGGTGGGCTGGATGCCGGACCGCGAAGACATCTTCAAGGACTGGGTGCGGCAGATGAAGTTCAGCGGCCGGGAGATGGTGGATGCGGGATTCTTTGTGCAGAAGGAGCGCGGCGGCATCTACGTCCGCTTCATGGACCGGCTGATGTTCCCGATCCGCAATGATCACGGAGATGTCATCGGTTTCTCCGGCAGACATATCCGTGACGACCAGACAGGCGGGAAATACATCAACTCGCCGGAAACGGTGGTGTTCAAGAAATCCAACGTGCTCTTCGCGCTGGAGAAGGCGCGCAAGGAGATCATGGCCCAAAACTCCGTGCTGATCTGCGAGGGCCAGCTTGACGTGATCTGTTGCCATGAACAGGGCATCAGCCATGCAGTGGCTTCCCTTGGCACCGCGCTGACCGAGCAGCACGCCAAGCTGCTGCGGCGCTACGCGAAGAGTGCTGTACTGTGTTACGATGCCGACAAAGCGGGGATGGATGCCACCGAGAAGGGCTTCCGCGTTCTGGCACCGGAAGGACTGCCGGTGCGGGTAGTGAAGATGCCCGTAGGTGAAGACCCGGATTCCTACATGCGCAAGCACGGGCCGGACGCCTTTCGCGAGAGCTTGGCAAAGGCGATGGATTTCTTCGAGTTCCTGATCGACCGCGAGACCGGGGAAAAGGGCCTGACAGATGTCCAATCACGGATGGCCTGTGCGAAGAAATGCGCCGACCTGTTACGCTTGGTGCCGGATGCCGTGATGCGCGAGGACATGATCAACCGGGTGGCCACCCGCTTGCGTATCGGGGTGCCAGAGTTGCGGGAAGCGGTGGCGAAGGAGATCCGCTTCGCTAGGAACAAGCCGGCGGCGCGCAGTGAGCGAGTGTCGAACGCCGAGTCCGAACCCGCCCCATTCGTCGCAGAGCCGATCGCGCTGGATCCCGTGGTCGGCTACCTTTGCAGCCTGGCCCTCCACTCTCCCGCGGCGCAGGAACGCATCGGCGAGCAATTCGAGGCCATCCACGAGGCAGCGGATCACATCGAGGGTATCCCTTTGCTTGAGGCGATCCTCTCACAGCGGCCGGATCCCGGCTCCCATGTGGCGGTAAACAGCTTCATTTCTAGCCTGCCGGAAGAGCAGCGCCTAGCGCTTCATACAGACCCGACCTTCCATCATGACCCGCCAGAGAATTCTCTCGGCGCGGCCGACGAAGCACTGGCTCACCTGAGCGCCAAAGCCCTTTACCGCCGGGATCTGGCGATCAAGGGCCAGCTTGGCCGGTCGGACCTTCCCTCGGACGAGATGTTCCGTCTCCTCCATGAAGCAAAAGAGGTTGCAGAGTTGTTGAAAGGCTTGGACCAACGCTATATTTACAACGATCGATTCGCTCCCGTGAGGAAAGCCCAGAAGCCACCTTTTCCGCGCGGAAGCCGTTCATTTTCAAAGCCAGAAAACAATCCTTGA
- a CDS encoding TerC family protein, with protein sequence MIASILDFTWFADPNAWAALFTLTLLEIVLGIDNIVFISILVDRLPVEHRKRARLIGLGLAMVMRLLLLFTLKWIMGLVDPVFHIPIHPALHDAMYSDEVVKKLQAAGGALGISVKDLILLGGGFFLIWKSTKEIHHKLEGHEEEGHKAKAVATFGAVLVQIAMIDIIFSLDSVITAVGMAKNLSVMALAVVISVLVMMVSSGAISAYVSKHPSVKMLALSFLILIGTALMAEGLHFHIPKGYIYFAMAFSLGVEMLNLKLRSKGTVAQQIVGE encoded by the coding sequence ATGATTGCCTCGATCCTTGATTTCACCTGGTTTGCCGATCCCAACGCCTGGGCTGCATTGTTCACGCTGACGCTGCTCGAGATCGTTCTCGGTATCGACAACATCGTCTTCATCTCGATTCTGGTGGACCGTCTGCCGGTAGAGCATCGCAAGCGGGCGCGCTTGATCGGCCTGGGGCTCGCGATGGTGATGCGTCTGCTGCTGCTCTTCACCCTGAAGTGGATCATGGGACTCGTCGACCCGGTCTTCCACATTCCGATCCATCCGGCGCTGCACGATGCGATGTATAGCGATGAGGTGGTGAAGAAGCTTCAGGCCGCCGGCGGCGCGCTGGGCATATCGGTGAAGGACCTCATCCTGCTGGGTGGCGGTTTCTTCCTGATCTGGAAGTCCACGAAGGAGATCCATCACAAGCTGGAAGGGCATGAGGAAGAAGGGCACAAGGCAAAGGCAGTGGCCACCTTCGGTGCGGTGCTGGTCCAGATCGCGATGATCGATATCATCTTCTCGCTGGATTCCGTGATTACCGCGGTGGGCATGGCCAAGAACCTCTCGGTGATGGCCTTGGCGGTCGTCATCTCGGTATTGGTGATGATGGTTTCTTCCGGTGCCATCAGCGCTTATGTGTCAAAGCATCCTTCCGTGAAGATGCTGGCGCTCTCCTTCCTGATCCTGATCGGCACCGCGCTGATGGCGGAGGGCCTGCACTTCCACATCCCGAAGGGCTACATCTACTTCGCCATGGCCTTCTCCCTCGGCGTGGAGATGCTGAATCTCAAGCTTCGTTCCAAGGGCACCGTCGCGCAGCAAATCGTAGGCGAGTAG
- the rpoD gene encoding RNA polymerase sigma factor RpoD: MSTKKAAAAAKSKASKPTSKTGSKPAPAKKPAPAKATKAAKPEPKAASKAKPAPVAKKPAPKAPAKPVPKAAPAKPAPKAAAPAKVEKQDKPAAKAPEKAAPAKAEKSKSAVAEKKIEAATPVTAEAPARADGEKPRIDTPEIQEKIRELIKLAKEQEYLTYDDINEILPNDLVEPADVEAIMERLRNMEFDIIDASEVDRYKDKKRDDDADDVDDSKDQKLDILDDPVRMYLKQMGQVPLLTREQEVEISKRIEDAEIEVAKQLHLFGFTAECYLDLADKLLKGKERFDRVILDKKIESRERYMKILPKQCEQLKQLHEENDDLFRQMSAKNPRGKKKLEDQFAKNLQTLHRLYTRFYFKQKVVEDFCEQVEDYQQKFWKYGRKVQADPEDKEFVTKLREIQQRCWHEVEQFDETNKNLRHWLKEALKAKTEMVEANLRLVISIAKKYTNRGLSFLDLIQEGNMGLMKAVEKFEYRRGYKFSTYATWWIRQAITRSIADQARTIRIPVHMIETINKLMRVQKQLVQEYGREPSPEEIAEEIHLPVERVRAVLKMAQQPISLQAPVGDSDDTSFGDFIEDKSADNPMEEAGFSMLKDKIKDVLDTLTEREREVLEQRFGLKDGYSRTLEEVGRQFQVTRERIRQIEAKALRKMRHPTRIRKLEGFIELPGA; this comes from the coding sequence ATGTCCACCAAGAAAGCTGCTGCCGCTGCCAAATCGAAGGCTTCCAAGCCGACGTCTAAGACGGGTTCCAAACCCGCGCCCGCGAAAAAGCCAGCCCCGGCCAAAGCCACGAAGGCTGCGAAACCTGAGCCGAAGGCCGCCTCCAAGGCGAAGCCCGCTCCGGTCGCAAAGAAGCCCGCCCCAAAGGCACCGGCCAAGCCGGTCCCTAAGGCAGCCCCAGCCAAGCCCGCGCCGAAGGCAGCCGCCCCCGCCAAGGTGGAAAAGCAGGACAAGCCCGCCGCCAAAGCTCCCGAGAAGGCAGCCCCAGCCAAGGCCGAAAAGTCGAAGTCGGCCGTCGCCGAAAAGAAGATCGAGGCAGCCACCCCTGTCACCGCCGAGGCCCCGGCCCGCGCGGATGGCGAAAAGCCGCGTATCGACACTCCGGAGATCCAGGAAAAGATCCGCGAGCTGATCAAGCTGGCCAAGGAGCAGGAGTACCTCACCTACGACGACATCAACGAAATCCTGCCGAACGACCTCGTCGAACCGGCGGACGTGGAGGCGATCATGGAGCGTCTCCGCAACATGGAGTTCGACATCATCGATGCCTCCGAGGTCGACCGCTACAAGGACAAGAAGCGCGACGACGACGCCGATGACGTCGATGACTCCAAGGACCAGAAGCTCGATATCCTCGACGACCCGGTCCGCATGTATCTCAAGCAGATGGGTCAGGTCCCGCTCCTGACCCGCGAGCAGGAAGTCGAAATTTCCAAGCGCATCGAGGATGCCGAGATCGAGGTGGCCAAGCAGCTTCACCTCTTCGGCTTCACCGCCGAATGCTACCTCGACCTCGCCGACAAGCTCCTGAAGGGCAAGGAGCGCTTCGACCGCGTGATCCTCGACAAGAAGATCGAGAGCCGCGAGCGCTACATGAAGATCCTGCCGAAGCAGTGCGAACAGCTGAAGCAGCTCCACGAGGAGAACGACGATCTCTTCCGCCAGATGTCCGCGAAGAATCCGCGCGGCAAAAAGAAGCTGGAAGACCAGTTCGCAAAGAATCTCCAAACCCTGCACCGCCTCTACACCCGCTTCTACTTCAAGCAGAAGGTGGTGGAGGACTTCTGCGAACAAGTGGAAGACTACCAGCAGAAGTTCTGGAAGTACGGCCGCAAGGTGCAGGCCGACCCGGAGGACAAGGAGTTCGTGACCAAGCTCCGCGAGATCCAGCAGCGCTGCTGGCATGAAGTGGAGCAGTTCGACGAAACGAACAAGAACCTCCGCCACTGGCTGAAGGAAGCTCTCAAGGCGAAAACCGAGATGGTGGAGGCGAACCTTCGCCTCGTGATCTCGATCGCAAAGAAATACACCAACCGCGGTCTCTCCTTCCTCGACCTGATCCAGGAAGGCAACATGGGCCTGATGAAGGCGGTGGAGAAATTCGAATACCGCCGCGGCTACAAGTTCTCGACCTACGCCACCTGGTGGATTCGCCAGGCCATCACCCGCTCGATCGCCGATCAGGCCCGCACCATCCGTATCCCGGTGCACATGATCGAAACGATCAACAAGCTGATGCGCGTGCAGAAGCAGTTGGTGCAGGAATACGGCCGCGAACCTTCCCCGGAAGAAATCGCCGAAGAAATCCACCTTCCCGTGGAGCGTGTCCGCGCCGTGCTCAAGATGGCCCAGCAGCCGATCTCGCTGCAGGCTCCAGTGGGCGATTCCGACGACACCTCCTTCGGTGACTTCATCGAGGACAAGTCCGCGGACAACCCGATGGAAGAAGCAGGCTTCTCCATGCTGAAGGACAAGATCAAGGACGTCCTCGATACCCTCACCGAGCGCGAGCGCGAGGTGCTGGAGCAGCGCTTTGGCCTCAAGGACGGCTACAGCCGCACGCTGGAAGAAGTGGGCCGCCAGTTCCAAGTGACTCGCGAGCGTATCCGCCAGATCGAGGCGAAGGCGCTCCGCAAGATGCGCCACCCCACCCGTATCCGGAAGCTCGAAGGTTTCATCGAGCTGCCGGGAGCCTAA